The Drechmeria coniospora strain ARSEF 6962 chromosome 02, whole genome shotgun sequence genome has a segment encoding these proteins:
- a CDS encoding methylmalonate semialdehyde dehydrogenase, translated as MRRLLSRTVSATRSPVSSPACSTIAAFVMAPNGSHSASVAARRIHATAQHLKPMNALASTATSYPTTHDKIQTVEDTPYFVDNKFVQSKTDKFIDLPDPATNNLVTRVPQMKHEEMKAAVASAERAFESWKSTSVLQRQQVMFRFVQLIRENWDRLAASITLEQGKTFADAKGDVLRGLQVAEAAIGAPELLKGEVLEVAKDMETRTYREPLGVVAAICPFNFPAMIPLWCIPIATITGNTLILKPSERDPGAAMILAELVQKAGFPDGVVNVIHGAHSTVDFILDEPAIKAVSFVGGNKAGEYIFSRGSANGKRVQANLGAKNHAAVLPDCNKNHFINSVVGAAFGAAGQRCMALSTLVMVGETKEWLVEVAERARALRVDGGFEEGADLGPVISPQSKQRIEQLIESAEKEGATVLLDGRGVKPDKYPDGNFVGPTIISNVTPDMTCYKQEIFGPVLVCLNVDTIDDAIELINKNEYGNGVAIFTRSGPTAETFRRNIQAGQVGVNVPIPVPLPMFSFTGNKKSIAGGGANTFYGRPGINFYTQLKTVTSLWQSSDAVSKKASVHMPTIQ; from the exons ATGCGTCGGCTCCTCTCGCGAACCGTCTCCGCCACCCGATCACCCGTCTCCTCAccggcctgctcgaccaTCGCTGCCTTCGTCATGGCACCCAACGGCTCCCACTCGGCGTCCGTGGCCGCGCGTCGAATCCATGCCACGGCTCAGCACCTTAAGCCCATGAATgcgctcgcctcgacggcaaccAGCTACCCCACGACGCACGACAAGATCCAGACGGTGGAGGACACGCCGTACTTTGTCGACAACAAGTTTGTCCAGTCGAAGACGGACAAGTTCATTGATCTGCCCGATCCGGCGACCAACAATCTGGTGACGCGCGTGCCGCAGATGAAGCACGAGGAGATGaaggcggccgtggcgagcGCCGAAAGGGCGTTTGAGTCGTGGAAGAGCACGTCGGTCCTTCAGCGACAGCAGGTCATGTTCCGCTTCGTGCAGCTGATCCGCGAGAACTGGGATCGACTGGCGGCCAGCATCACGCTCGAGCAGGGAAAGACCTTTGCCGACGCCAAAGGCGACGTCTTGCGCGGCCTacaggtggccgaggccgccatcggcgcccCCGAGCTGCTGAAGggcgaggtgctcgaggTGGCCAAGGACATGGAGACGCGGACCTACCGCGAACCGCTGGgggtcgtcgccgccatctgcCCCTTCA ACTTCCCGGCCATGATCCCCCTCTGGTGCATCCCGATCGCGACGATCACGGGCAACACGTTGATCCTCAAGCCGTCGGAGCGTGATCCCGGCGCGGCCAtgatcctcgccgagctcgtgcAGAAAGCCGGCTTCCCCGACGGAGTCGTAAACGTCATCCACGGGGCCCACAGCACCGTCGacttcatcctcgacgagccggccatcaaggccgtcagcttcgtcggcggcaacaaGGCGGGCGAGTACATCTTCAGCCGCGGCTCGGCCAACGGCAAGCGTGTGCAGGCCAACCTGGGTGCCAAGAACCACGCGGCGGTCCTGCCCGACTGCAACAAGAATCACTTCATCAacagcgtcgtcggcgcggcctttggcgccgccggccagcgTTGCATGGCCCTGAGCACCCTCGTCATGGTGGGTGAGACGAAGGAGTGGCTGGTCGAGGTTGCCGAGCGCGCGCGCGCCctccgcgtcgacggcggcttcgagGAGGGAGCCGACCTCGGCCCTGTCATCTCTCCCCAGAGCAAGCAGCGCATCGAGCAGCTCATCGAGAGCGCCGAGAAGGAGGGTGCCACTGTccttctcgacggccgaggcgtcaAGCCCGACAAGTACCCCGACGGCAACTTCGTCGGGCCGACCATCATCTCCAACGTGACGCCCGACATGACGTGCTACAAGCAGGAGATCTTTGGCCCCGTGCTTGTTTGTCTCAACGTCGACACCATCGACGATGCCATTGAACTCATCAACAAGAACGAGTACGGCAACGGCGTTGCCATCTTCACCCGTTCCGGCCCCACGGCCGAGACGTTCCGGCGCAACATCCAGGCCGGCCAGGTCGGTGTCAACGTGCCGATACCGGTGCCGCTGCCCATGTTCTCCTTCACCGGCAATAAGAAGAGCATCGCCGGAGGAGGCGCCAACACGTTTTACGGCAGACCCGGCATCAACTTTTACACCCAGCTCAAGACGGTCACGTCGCTCTGGCAAAGCTCCGATGCGGTGTCGAAGAAGGCCTCTGTCCACATGCCTACCATCCAATAA
- a CDS encoding phenol 2-monooxygenase: MTPAVLNGSPAAENSDADADVELQLAPVNDEEEQDSVANLTHLRSFPQPLAECQVCIVGAGPAGLMLGATLARYGIRAEVIDDRADQTPVGRADGLQPKTIETFRQLRLADTLLQRGVRVFDISFWRSTASEPLHRLGREVHYPPVIDVLDPYILLVHQGIVEGLFIDDMRKRGREVRRNTAFDSYEFPAGKAGQLQVNCRTNVTHDKRTILTQYLVGCDGAHSQVRKSIPDVEAVGMSQAAIWGVLDGELITNFPDIWSKTLVYSEEHGSILIIPRERNMTRFYIELKSCSGTDRRQLGQNFVMEQARKIMAPFKIDWKYMEWFGRYQVGQRVASRFCDSNTRVFLSGDASHTHSPKAAQGMNTSMHDSWNLSWKLNLSVRGLAKPELLESYEEERRKIALDLVNFDYEHANQIAGGDAVALAKNFKANVRFISGIGAEYGSSSVNKEEMEVPMVAGDARPGCLLPPAKVTRYIDSNPVDVQLDIPMLGQFRIFLLTWDVQQAAPFLATFCLAIAENKSFLSQLSAAASASYAAQPRLGSAEDVYVRPERYTAVSHLFTFGLITTMAKAELEISDLPTMLQDSRWTIYLDDIPDKDTRGQTCTNKWLGSLEPGDVAIVNVRPDGYVGSIGRWDSSVDDAGVQAARWLDEYYSGFMQLPSPRR, encoded by the exons ATGACGCCTGCAGTTCTGAACGGTTCCCCTGCGGCCGAAAACtcggatgccgacgccgacgtcgagctccaGCTTGCGCCGGTgaacgacgaggaggagcaagACTCCGTGGCCAACCTCACGCATCTGCGAAGCTTCCCCCAACCGCTCGCCGAATGCCAAGTCTGCATCGTCGGAGCGGGCCCTGCAGGCTTGATGCTAGGCGCGACGCTCGCGAGATATGGAATCCGCGCCGAGGTGATTGATGACAGGGCAGATCAAACACCCGTGGGAAG GGCAGACGGTCTCCAGCCAAAGACGATTGAGACGTTCCGACAGCTGCGATTGGCCGACACCTTGCTCCAGCGTGGCGTGCGCGTCTTCGACATTTCCTTCTGGCGCAGCACCGCGAGCGAACCCCTTCATCGGCTGGGCCGCGAGGTACACTACCCCCCCGTCATCGATGTCTTGGATCCGTACATTCTCCTGGTCCACCAAGGCATCGTGGAAGGCCTgttcatcgacgacatgCGGAAGCGAGGCAGGGAGGTTCGTAGAAACACGGCCTTTGATTCCTACGAGTTCCCGGCAGGGAAGGCCGGGCAGCTTCAGGTCAACTGCCGGACCAACGTCACCCACGACAAGCGAACCATCCTGACGCAATACCTGGTTGGCT GCGATGGAGCGCACTCTCAGGTCCGAAAGAGCATACCCgatgtcgaggccgtcggcatgtCCCAGGCCGCCATCTGGGGcgttctcgacggcgagctcatCACCAACTTCCCCGATATCTGGTCCAAGACGCTCGTCTATTCCGAAGAGCACGGCTCCATCCTCATCATCCCCCGCGAGAGAAACATGACGCGCTTCTACATCGAGCTGAAGTCGTGCTCGGGCACCGACAGGCGACAGCTGGGCCAGAACTTTGTCATGGAGCAGGCGAGGAAAATCATGGCCCCTTTCAAGATTGATTGGAAGTACATGGAGTGGTTCGGTCGCTACCAGGTCGGCCAGCGGGTGGCCAGCCGCTTCTGCGATTCAAACACGCGAGTCTTTCTGTCCGGCGACGCGAGCCACACGCACTCCCCCAAGGCGGCGCAAGGCATGAACACTTCGATGCACGATTCGTGGAACCTTTCATGGAAGCTCAACCTCAGCGTCCGCGGCCTCGCCAAGCCAGAGCTGCTCGAAAGCTATGAGGAGGAACGTCGAAAAATCGCGCTGGACCTGGTCAACTTTGACTACGAGCACGCGAATCAGATCGCCGGAGGAGATGCGGTAGCCTTGGCCAAGAACTTCAAGGCCAATGTCCGCTTCATCTCGGGAATAGGAGCAGAGTACGGAAGCAGTTCCGTGAacaaggaggagatggaggtTCCCATGGTCGCCGGAGATGCCCGGCCGGGTTGTCTCTTGCCGCCTGCCAAGGTGACGCGCTACATCGACTCCAACCCGGTCGATGTGCAACTGGACATTCCCATGCTTGGCCAGTTTCGAATCTTCCTGCTCACCTGGGACGTGCAGCAGGCGGCGCCGTTCCTGGCCACCTTTTGCCTTGCCATTGCCGAGAACAAGTCGTTCTTGAGCCAGCTGTCCGCCGCGGCCAGCGCATCGTACGCCGCCCAGCCTCGGCTGGGGTCCGCCGAGGACGTGTACGTCAGACCGGAGAGGTACACGGCAGTCAGCCACCTGTTCACATTTGGGCTCATCA CAACgatggccaaggccgagctggAGATCTCGGATCTCCCCACGATGCTCCAAGACAGCCGCTGGACCATCTACCTCGACGACATTCCCGACAAGGATACAAGAGGCCAAACTTGCACCAACAAGTGGCTGGGCAGCCTCGAGCCTGGCGATGTCGCCATCGTGAACGTCCGCCCTGACGGCTACGTCGGGTCCATAGGACGGTGGGATtcgagcgtcgacgacgcaggcgtGCAAGCTGCACGATGGCTGGACGAGTATTATTCTGGCTTCATGCAGctcccgtcgccgaggcgctGA